A genomic window from Cotesia glomerata isolate CgM1 linkage group LG7, MPM_Cglom_v2.3, whole genome shotgun sequence includes:
- the LOC123269358 gene encoding actin-like protein 6B, whose product MSGGVYGGDEVGAIIFDVGHQSLRVGYGGEDCPKAEIPTSLGVWEDALDNADQTNPQSSKKHYNIDVTAIQVRRKDMEIVSMVKDGMIEDWDMFEHLAEYTYKQRLHALSEHHPILMSECPWNTRPKREKLLELMFEKFNVPAMYICKNAVLAAYANGRSTAMVVDSGATHTSAVPVHDGYVITQGIVKSPLGGDFITMQCRQFFEEKNIELTPACLISSKDVVRERDPPRWTKKPGLQPTSSWLNYMVREVLQDFQMNCLQVADNPYDEDAANALPMKHFEFPTGYNDDYGAIRLMIPEALFDPSNVKGVGTSILGVGPLVTTSVGMCDMDIRPSLYGSVVVTGGNSCLQGFSDRLNRDLASKTPPSMRLKIISANSLNERRFGAWIGGSILSSLGSFQQMWLSRHEYEESGKIILDRCT is encoded by the exons ATGAGCGGTGGTGTCTACGGTGGTG ACGAGGTCGGCGCCATTATATTTGATGTTGGACATCAAAGTCTTCGCGTCGGATATGGCGGAGAGGATTGTCCAAAAGCCGAAATCCCGACCAGCCTCGGGGTGTGGGAGGACGCCCTTGATAATGCTGATCAAACCAATCCACAATCTTCCAAGAAACATTATAACATTGATGTTACGGCTATTCAAGTTCGGCGAAAAG atatgGAGATAGTAAGTATGGTAAAGGACGGCATGATAGAAGACTGGGACATGTTCGAACATTTGGCTGAGTATACATACAAACAAAGACTTCATGCACTATCTGAGCACCACCCGATACTAATGTCCGAGTGTCCTTGGAACACACGTCctaaaagagaaaaattattagagttaatgtttgaaaaattcaacgTCCCCGCTATGTATATTTGCAAAAATGCCGTCCTAGCTGCTTATGCAAACGGAAGATCGACGGCTATGGTCGTCGATAGTGGTGCGACTCACACAAGTGCTGTTCCTGTTCACGACGGCTATGTCATAACTCAAGGTATCGTTAAAAGTCCACTGGGCGGGGATTTTATAACGATGCAATGCAGgcaattttttgaagaaaaaaatattgaacttACTCCAGCTTGTTTGATATCTAGCAAAG ATGTGGTACGTGAAAGAGATCCGCCTCGTTGGACGAAAAAGCCGGGTCTCCAGCCGACTTCTTCCTGGCTTAATTATATGGTCCGCGAAGTTCTCCAGGATTTTCAAATGAATTGCCTTCAAGTTGCGGACAATCCTTACGACGAAGACGCAGCTAATGCGTTGCCTATGAAACATTTTGAGTTTCCCACTGGCTATAATGATGATTATGGAGCGATCAGATTGATGATTCCAGAAGCGTTATTTGATCCTAGTAATGTCAAAGGTGTTGGGACCAGTATTCTTGGAGTCGGTCCTCTAGTTACCACAAGTGTTGGAATGTGTGATATGGATATAAGGCCT agtttGTATGGAAGTGTTGTCGTAACGGGTGGGAATTCTTGTCTACAAGGTTTCAGTGATCGGTTAAACAGAGATTTGGCCAGCAAAACTCCTCCG agTATGAGACTGAAAATAATCAGCGCCAATAGCTTAAACGAACGTCGCTTTGGCGCTTGGATTGGCGGCTCAATATTAAGTTCTTTGGGATCGTTTCAACAAATGTGGTTGTCCCGTCACGAATACGAAGAATctggtaaaataattttggatcGATGTacttaa
- the LOC123269828 gene encoding brachyurin-like → MAASQVILVAIIGLALTSVIEGKPPKKIVNGSDAKITDFPIIASIQRFGIHWCGAVFITQRHLLTAAHCLADYGTGPVRLHDKSGMSVVSGTSNHNYPKYISGIERMDIYPGFTGELPDFLHDIGIVTLAHDVTIDETQNVIGLPSSDVHAGIYGTSLGWGYTSQNSSVASDVLKKTPMITLNNHECNQRTPTNIYGGQFCGYYSQDSGICHGDSGGPMIYNNSVIGVISMSWGCGGGYPDVYTRVYTYLSWIYGIIRSY, encoded by the exons ATGGCTGCATCACAGGTTATACTTGTGGCGATAATCGGGCTGGCGCTCACTAGCG TAATAGAAGGCAAGCCACCGAAGAAAATAGTAAACGGCTCGGACGCCAAGATCACCGACTTCCCCATAATAGCTTCCATCCAACGATTTGGGATTCATTGGTGCGGAGCAGTTTTCATAACACAGCGTCATCTTCTTACGGCGGCTCACTGTCTGGCGGATTACGGAACGGGACCTGTAAGATTGCATGACAAATCCGGGATGTCGGTAGTGTCGGGAACTAGTAACCACAATTATCCGAAATATATAAGTGGAATTGAAAGAATGGATATCTATCCAGGTTTTACAGGAGAGCTGCCGGATTTTTTGCATGATATAGGAATAGTAACG CTGGCGCACGATGTAACTATTGACGAAACACAAAATGTCATCGGGCTGCCATCTTCTGACGTTCATGCGGGCATTTACGGAACATCGTTAGGGTGGGGGTATACATCGCAAAATTCTAGCGTCGCTTCAGATGTTCTCAAGAAGACGCCAATGATAACCTTGAACAACCATGAGTGCAATCAAAGAACTCCAACGAATATTTACGGGGGTCAGTTTTGCGGGTATTACAGTCAGGACAGTGGAATTTGTCat GGTGACAGTGGCGGACCTATGATTTACAACAATTCAGTAATAGGTGTTATTTCAATGAGCTGGGGGTGTGGTGGGGGATATCCGGATGTTTATACCCGTGTTTACACCTACTTGTCGTGGATTTATGGGATCATCAGGAGTTATTGA